The stretch of DNA TTAATAAAAATTGATCTGCTGTTTCCCCTGTGACAATGCCTCCTTGGACGGCTTGAATCATCCCACGAATCGAAGTAACAGGGGTTCTTAATTCATGAGAAACGCCTGCAAGTAAATCAGTTCTCATTTGTTCAAGTTGTTGCAAACGCTTTGTCATTATCTTAAAAGAAGAAAATAGTTGTTGTAATTCAGCCTCTTTTACTTTCGATGCTGAAGGAAGATTCGGTGAGTAATCTCCTTCTGAAACTTTTCTCGCAGCTTCAGTTAATTGATGTAAGGGAAGTATTAATTTTCTAGAAAGATGATATATTACAAGCCAACCTCCAAATGCGACACCTAAAATAATAAGTACAAGAAGTCCATAAGTTTCTATATTTTCCGAAAACAATTCTGGTGAAGGGGTACTTAAATATAAAGCACCAATAACATTCCCATCTATACTTAGAGGCATGCCAACACGGAGCCATGTAACATCTTTATATTCAATTTTTTCTTTAGTTTTTTTACCGCTTAGAACACTTTCTATAGTAGGTGGTGTTTTAGCAAGAGTCTCGGATATTGATATATCTAGACTCGAAAAGTTAACAAGATTATGACCCTCTTCATTAAAAATTTGCATAAAATCTTGAGCAACAGGACGGACTACTTCCGTTGGTAAAGCAGGTATAGGAACGGGAGTGGAAGGTACGCTAGGTATTTGACCTTGGTGAAAACTGGGTTGTGATTGCACCATATTGGTAGCGTGTATGTATGAAGCGCTAAGTTGTTCAGCTCTCGCCTGGAGTATTTGAAAACTTTGTTGATTTTGATTTACTTTTAGCAATACACCAGCGATAATCCCTAAAATGATAAGAATGGCTATTAGTACACCCGCATATCTTCGAGTCCAAAAACGAAGTAAAGGGATACTTTTATCAGACTGTAAGCTAGTTAACACGTATCATATACCCCGTTCCACGTACTGTTTTAATTTCGCCCTCATCTGAAGACCAATCACACAAGTGTTGACGAATTCTTTTAATTGAAGCATCTACAGCTCTATCTGCACCGTTATAATTCATACCCCAAACATAATCCAAGAGTTGATCACGAGTAAAGCATTGATTTGGGTGTTTTCCTAGGAAAGCAAGCAGTCCCCAATCACGTGGTGACAAAGGAATTAATTCATCATAAAAAGAGGCAGTATGAGTTGTAAGATTTATTACAAGATGGCCTAATCTAATTAATTCATTATCTTCTAAATGTGAGGAACGGCGTAATACAGCTTGAACTCGAGCCACAACTTCCTCAGGATCGAATGGTTTTGTGATATAATCATCAGCCCCTTGTCCAAGCCCTGCTAGTCTTTCGGGCACACTACCTCTAGCTGTTAGGATAATGACAGGACAACTACCATATTGACGGATTTGTTTTAGAATCTCTAGCCCATCATTTTGAGGCAACATCAAATCCAAAAGTACCAATGAAGGTTTATAATTTAAAAAAAATTGAACTACATTACCTTCGCCTGAATGGGAAGCAACCGAAAAATCCTTTCTTTCCAAATATACTTTTAATATCTGAACAATTGGTAACTCGTCCTCAATAAGTAAGATGCGCTTCACTACAAAACATCCTTTCTACGATACTTTGAAAAAAAAGCTAAGTCGTTAGTGTATAGCTTGAATATGTCGGTAAAATGACAACGCTTCATTATTTTCTATCTAAGCAATTGATTTAACTGTAGGTTACTGCCCGTGTGTCAGGGTGATACACTACATTTTTTACATCGTCATATTGTTGTCACATTAATTAGATAAATTTGAAGTGTGGGAAACAACATCCCATACTAAAAATAAGGAGGAATTATTAAAATGAAAAAAATTCTATTATTAGGCGCAACGACATTAGCAGTTTCAGTATTTGCAGGATCGGCTTTAGCTTCTCCACTTTTTGAAAAGGAATCGACACCAGCCGTAGAATCGACACCAGCAGTAAAAGTGACACCAAAAGAAGAAAAGACAACAAAAGAGGAATCGACACCAACAGTTGAATCCACACCAGCAGCAGTAGTGACACCAGCAGTAAAAGTGACACCAAAAGAAGAAAAGAACACAAAAGAGGGATCGACACCAACAGTTGAATCTACACCAGCAGCAGTAGTGACACCAGCATTTGAAGCGACAAAAAAAGAAACTGTAACAAAGTAGAAATCCAAATCAAAAAATTTTAGTGATCAGAGCTTTAAAGAGTATCCTTAACTTGGTTGCAGGTACAGAACCTCAACCAACAAAAGAAATTCGGTGCATCTAGTTAGAAACTAATCCGAATCAGCTCACTCTTTATCTGTTCAACGAAGTAGAAGTAACTGATTAGATAGTACTTTATCAACTCTTACATTAGTTGAAGACAATTCCAACTGATTGCCATGTCCTAAAAAAAACTAATTAAAGTATAGAGCAAAGCGCCCATGTGAAAACTTGGGCGCTATTTGACATTTACGAAGAAATGATTCACTACGGCTCTTAGTCATGTACATGTTTTGATCACGACCCACTTTTTAAGATGACATGAAAGCAAGTTCCGTTACTTTCATTGTCAGTAACATTAATCGTACCGTTATGCTTGTTGATAATGCTGTCAACAATTGAATGACCTAAGCCTGAACCACCCAGTTGACGGGAGCGTGATTTGTCAACACGATAAAAAGATTCAAATATTTTCTGTTTGTATTTGTCGGCATGCCGATGCCTGTATCTATAATTTTGATTGAAACCTGTTCCTTACTTAATCTGTTTACAATAACCTCAACTGTTCCGCAGTCAATATTGTACTTAATTCCGTTTTCCACCAAGGTTAAAAAGCACGATACAATAGGTCAGTGTTTCCAAAAACAACACTATATTCACAATCTAAGGTCATTGTAACATTCTTATCTTTAGTGATACGAGAAAGCTCGGAAATAATATCCTCAAAAAATCCTTTACGTAAATGCGCTGTAGCTTTAAGGTGAATAGCTTTTTCTTTTGACCATCTGTTTGATCGACTTTTACATAGTCCAAATATCTTGTCTGTAATTATTTCTTCACTTGCTCTTAAAAAATCCTCGTTCTTCGATGTTAGGACGACAGGAGTTTGATAATGTCCTGACTCTTATTATGTCACTCTTGGTATAGCACTTTTGTTTTATATAGGTATAGTACCAATGACAACAAAAGTTACTACCTAAGTTTAATTTTCAGAAAAGTAGAAATGTGGGATGATGAAATTAATTGATTGATAGTTCTGAATATTTAATAACTGGTTAATAAACTCAGTAGATGCTAGATTAGTTGAAAAATTTTAATAACCTGATGTTGAAAGACAGATCAGTGTACTAAATGTGAAGTTAAGTCATACACGAAACCACCACATTTTTACAAATATATTAATCTACTATTTAGTAAGGAAAAGGGGGAAATTTTATGAGAAAGAGGAGAAACAAAAAAATTGTTAATGTAATGACCGCAGGATTGGTATCTGCAGTACTTTTGTCTACAAGTACTGTTCACTCATTTGCTTATGATGCCACCACCTCCAAAACGCCGGCCAACCAGGCGTCCAAGCAACTGCAGAACAACATGGTTGTCGACTCGCACACTGTTACCCTTATCACGGGCGAAGTTGTGACGCTGGAAAAAAACGCCGACGGCTTGCAATCAGCAACGCTTGCTCCAAACCCTGATGGAACCGAAGTAGGTGTAACCACGTTGAGTCTGGGAGACGATTTCTACCTCATCCCGGATAAGGCACAACCGTACCTAGCAGCAAATGAGCTTGACCGCGAGTTGTTTAATATCACCAAGTTGGTCGAGTACGGCTACGACGACGCTCACGTCTCCGATATCCCGTTGATCGCGACTTACTCAGGCACAGAAAGTCATACGGACGAAGCGTTAGAACAGGCTGCTCCGGCAGGTTCAAAAAAGGACAAGGTATTAGATAGCGCTAATGGTGTGGCGCTAAAGGCGAGCAAATCGATGTCGGCGAAGTTCTGGGAAGCGGTAGACGATGACAGCGCCAAAGCTGCGACCGCACCGAAACTTGCCGATGGCATAAACAAGTTGTGGCTTGACAAACCGGTGCAAGTGATGTTGGACAAGAGTGTTCCACAAATTGGAGCACCTACAGCATGGGCAGCAGGGTATGATGGCACAGGTGTGAAAGTGGCTATCTTAGATACTGGGATCGATCCGAATCATGCTGATGTTAAAAATGCTATCGCTGAAGCGAAGAGTTTCGTACCGGGTGAAGATTATGTAGATCACCACGGGCACGGTACGCATGTTGCTTCGACTGTCGCGGGATCAGGCGCTGCTTCTGGAGGTAAATATAAGGGCGTAGCTCCTGGTGCAAAACTTCTAATTGGGAAGGTGCTTAGCAACGCAGGATCAGGTTCTACATCTAGTATCATCGAAGCAATGCAGTGGGCAGTTCAGGAAAAGGCCGATGTTGTCAGTATGAGCCTTGGTTCGGATGAACCAAGCGACGGAACAGATCCACTGAGTCAAGCGGTCAACAATTTGAGTGATACAAGCAACACACTATTTGTTATTGCTGCAGGTAATGCGGGTCCAGATAAGAGTACCATTGGTGCGCCAGGGGTAGCCGAAAAAGCATTGACCGTTGGGGCAGTTGACAAAAGCGCAAACGAATTTTTGGCTAATTTCTCAAGTCGCGGTCCTGTTATCAATAATTTCAGA from Paenisporosarcina sp. FSL H8-0542 encodes:
- a CDS encoding HAMP domain-containing sensor histidine kinase, which produces MLTSLQSDKSIPLLRFWTRRYAGVLIAILIILGIIAGVLLKVNQNQQSFQILQARAEQLSASYIHATNMVQSQPSFHQGQIPSVPSTPVPIPALPTEVVRPVAQDFMQIFNEEGHNLVNFSSLDISISETLAKTPPTIESVLSGKKTKEKIEYKDVTWLRVGMPLSIDGNVIGALYLSTPSPELFSENIETYGLLVLIILGVAFGGWLVIYHLSRKLILPLHQLTEAARKVSEGDYSPNLPSASKVKEAELQQLFSSFKIMTKRLQQLEQMRTDLLAGVSHELRTPVTSIRGMIQAVQGGIVTGETADQFLLTTLEEAKRMQKMVEDLLDFASLESSTVHGEFVLFPLWEVIEEVMQQVHSIEGFKDIDFDASPLIKPLKIVADRGQIKQILLNLLMNSAGAETTKITLSMTIEDKKLYLDILDNGKGIAEPEIPYIFERYYRGDSKRKKKQGLGLGLPLSRLLAEANNCELFLVSTSPHETIFRLMLPIE
- a CDS encoding response regulator transcription factor, whose amino-acid sequence is MKRILLIEDELPIVQILKVYLERKDFSVASHSGEGNVVQFFLNYKPSLVLLDLMLPQNDGLEILKQIRQYGSCPVIILTARGSVPERLAGLGQGADDYITKPFDPEEVVARVQAVLRRSSHLEDNELIRLGHLVINLTTHTASFYDELIPLSPRDWGLLAFLGKHPNQCFTRDQLLDYVWGMNYNGADRAVDASIKRIRQHLCDWSSDEGEIKTVRGTGYMIRVN